A single Planctomycetota bacterium DNA region contains:
- a CDS encoding DNA polymerase: protein MFGMSLRYLFVDMNSYFASVEQQTNPGLRGRPVGIVPMMTDSTCCIAASYEAKAFGVSTGTGVREARRLCPKIALVEARPQVYVEYHHRIVEAVESCLHVDCVSSIDEMYGRLMGVEREPQQAAAIAFNVKAAIRRVGEALRCSIGIAPNAWLAKVASDMVKPDGMTMILPDQLPEALYRLKLTDLPGIATRMSQRLESRGIRHVHQLCAAGEAELAAAWGSKVLGAIWYQQLRGVDLPYRPTRRGTVGHSHVLPPDQRNERDAYRVTVRMLHKAAHRMRRLGYHASRLTARVSFIGGGRWEQYAGLPQTRDTLTMIAVLQTLWSHKPIREPLKVGVELSELTADACATLPLYAAQARHEMLGDVMDRINERFGRDAIYSAVMLGVKHAAPTRISFTQIPAADEFG from the coding sequence ATGTTCGGTATGTCGCTGAGATACCTTTTCGTCGATATGAACTCCTATTTTGCGAGCGTCGAGCAGCAGACGAACCCCGGTCTGCGAGGGCGGCCGGTCGGGATCGTGCCCATGATGACGGACTCGACGTGCTGCATCGCCGCCAGTTACGAGGCCAAGGCGTTCGGCGTCAGCACCGGGACCGGCGTGCGCGAGGCCCGGCGGTTGTGCCCCAAGATCGCACTGGTGGAGGCCCGGCCGCAGGTCTATGTCGAGTATCACCACCGCATCGTCGAAGCGGTCGAATCCTGTCTGCACGTGGATTGCGTCAGCTCGATCGACGAGATGTACGGCCGGCTCATGGGCGTCGAACGCGAACCGCAACAAGCGGCGGCGATCGCGTTCAACGTCAAGGCGGCGATTCGACGCGTCGGCGAAGCCCTGCGATGCTCCATCGGCATCGCGCCCAACGCCTGGCTGGCCAAAGTCGCGTCCGACATGGTGAAGCCCGACGGCATGACGATGATCCTGCCCGATCAGTTGCCCGAAGCGCTGTACCGGCTCAAGCTCACCGACCTGCCCGGCATCGCGACGCGCATGAGCCAGCGGCTGGAGTCGCGGGGTATTCGGCATGTGCATCAGCTATGCGCCGCCGGCGAGGCGGAGTTGGCGGCGGCATGGGGATCGAAGGTGCTCGGGGCGATCTGGTATCAACAGTTGCGGGGCGTCGATCTGCCGTATCGACCGACGCGACGCGGCACCGTCGGTCATTCCCATGTCCTGCCGCCCGATCAGCGAAACGAACGCGACGCCTACCGCGTCACCGTGCGGATGCTGCACAAGGCCGCGCATCGGATGCGCCGGCTGGGCTATCACGCCAGCCGCCTCACCGCACGCGTCAGCTTCATCGGCGGCGGGCGATGGGAGCAATACGCCGGCCTGCCGCAGACCCGCGACACGCTGACCATGATCGCCGTGCTGCAAACGCTCTGGTCGCACAAGCCGATCCGCGAGCCGCTGAAAGTCGGCGTCGAACTGTCGGAACTGACCGCCGACGCCTGCGCCACCCTGCCCCTCTACGCCGCACAAGCCAGGCATGAAATGCTCGGCGACGTGATGGA